From the Candidatus Aminicenantes bacterium genome, the window CGATCGGCGGGGAAACCATTATGCGTTGGCCGTGAAAGGCTGGCGACCAAAGCACGACCTTAAGATCATCTGGCGATAAAGCTCGTTCGCGGTTTGACCCGCCGGGTGGCCTGTGATAAAAAACCGCTTGAAAGCTCCGCACTTGGATATGCCTAAACGGCTTTTTATCCTTCTGGCGGCATCCGCCGTCGTAGCCATCTCGCTAGCCCACGCCCAACAGAAAACCGATGTTACGCCCGCTCCCTCCTACCGGGAAGACGCGGACTGGAACCGCCGCCATCCGGGCTTGGACACGGACGTCTCCCTTTATCTCAACCAGTGGCGGGATTCGCCGCCTCACGAGGGTCACGGCGGGCTGGTCGAGCGGGAGATTCTCCGGCGGGGCGATCCCTTCAAGCCGGCACAGAAAGGCGCGGTCCTGCGGTTTCTGAAAACCTACAACCAGGCCGAGCTGGCCGGCGGGGCGGAGACGCGGGATTACAGCGATCCTCGCGAGCAGGTTTTTCTATACGTCATGAACGGGCGCGGCACCCTGACGATCAAGGACAAAGCCGTCGCGCTCGAGGACGGATCGGCCGTCGTGATCCCGCCGGGAATCACATATCGACTGAAAAACCCCGGCCTGGCGCCGCTCGAGCTCCTGCTAGCCGCCGAGGAGACACCGGCGGATTTCGTACCGAACCGGACGATCTCCGTCGGACGATGCGGCGATTCCCTGCCGCTGCTGGGGGCCCATTGGGCCCATATCGCCCGGCCGTTCATCTACGACATCGAGCCGAAATTCCGGAACCCCATGGGCTTCGTCCCCGTGTCGATCGACGAGTTCGATATCGCCCAGCCGCACTCGCATCCGGCGGCCGCGGAGGAGATCTGGCTCCAGGTCAAGGGGCGCAGCCTTCTTCTGCTCGGGAACCGGCTTTTCAACCAGGAGCCCGGCGAAGCTTTCCTCGTTCCTCCGAACAATCTGGTTCCGCACAGCTCAATCAACGCCGGCGGTGAGCCGATGCTTTGGCTGTTCTTCGGATGCCGGAAGTGAGAGGAAACCAATGAAACGCGAGCCCGCGCCTTGTGACCGGCGAACGTTCCTCAAAACGGCCGGCTGGGGTATGGTCGGAGCCGGCCTGGCTGGGAGCCCGTTGTGGAGCGGCGCCGGGAGACCCCGGATCGAGGCCGCCGCAAATCCGGCCGCCCGCCCGGCGGTGGGCGCTGCCTCCCGGGTCGCTCTGGTCAAAGGGCGGGATCGGCGCGAGATCATCTTCCAGTCGCTCAAGCTCATCGAGGACGACGTTTGGGCGGCCGTCGACCGGAAGAAGCGCGTCCTGATCAAGCCCAACATGGCCGTGGACAAGAACCCCCTGGCCATCACCCACGTCGACGCCGTGCGGGCGGTCCTGGAATTTCTCAAGCCGCGCTGCACGAAGCCGATCACAGTAGCCGAGTCCGGCGTCCTCAACACCGCGGCCGGCTTCAAGGCCAACGGCTACGAAGCATTGGTCAAGGAATTCGGCGTCTCCCTCGTCGATCTCAACGCCTCGCCTTCGTGGAAGCCCTATTACGTCTTCACCAAAGATCAGGCGCCCCAGCCGATCCGGGTCTACGCCGATTTCGTCGATCCCAACGTCTGCCTCATCTCGCTGGCCCGGATGAAGACCCACGACACCGTGCTCGTCACACTCTCTCTCAAGAACGTGCTGATGGCCGCACCCGTCAACGACTACAAGAAAAGCGACAAGGGCTTTCTCCACGGCGCGGAGAAGTCCCTCAACGACATCATGCACTTCAATCTCTTTCACATGGCCCACCGGGTCTGGCCCGACCTGGCCGTCATCGATGGCTTCGAGTCGATGGAGGGCCACGGCCCGGCCTGGGGAACGCCGCTCGACACGCGGCTGGCCTTGGCCAGCCGCGATCCGCTGGCCGCGGACATCGTCGGCACAAAAATCATGGGCTTTGATTCGTCGCGCATCCTCTACCTCAGGACCATGGCCGAGGCGGGGCTGGGCGCGGGCGATGTGGAAAAAATCCCGATTCTGGGGACGCCGCTCGAGTCGTGCCTTTTCAAGTTCAAGGCCGGCCCAAAGATGACCGAGATCTATCATCTGACATAGAGGGCCGGGCCTGCGCCCACGGCCCCCGAGGAGTGATCATGAAGCAAATCGTTCCCGTTCTGAGCGGAGCCGTCTTGCTGGCCATGGCCCTGGCCTTCGGCCAGGTCCAGTCGAAGCTCACCGTCGAGCCCGACCCGTCATTCGCCGAAGACGCGCTGTCCAATCACCGCCACCCCGGCCTGGACACGGACGTCTACCTCTACATCAACCACTGGCGCAACTCCGTGCCTTACGAGGGCCACGGCGGCTTCATCGAGCGTGACATCCTGACGCCCGGCGACCCGCTCGCCCCGCCCAGGCGCGGAGCGGTGCTGAAATACATCAAGGCCTACAAGCGGGCGGCCCTGGAGCCCCGCACCAACTCCCGGCCTTTCAAGAGTGCCGACGAACAGGTCTTCCTCTACGTCAACGGCGGCTCGGGCAAGGTCGAATCGGCGGGCCAATCGAAGGAGATCAGCGACGGCACGGCCGTCTTTATCCCGGCCGGCGTCGAGTTCCGCGTCCTCAACCCGAGCGATTGCTTCCTGGAGGCGATCATGGTCGTCGAGGGGACGACACCCGGCTTCGTCCCGAACAAGACGATTTCCGTCGGGGACTACCATAACTCCGTACCGAGCATCGGCATGCACTGGGCCCACATCGGGCGCGGCTTCGGCTGGGACACGCCGCCCAAGTTTGCCAACCCGGTGGGCTTCGCCATCGTCTCCATCGACAAGTTCGACATCGCCCAGCCGCACGTCCACGGCCCCGGCTGCGAAGAGATCTGGTGCCAGCTCAAGGGCACAAGCCTCTTGTTGCTCGGCAACCGTCTCTTCCACCAGGAGCCGGGCGAGGCCTTCCTGATCCCGCCGAACCGGAAAGTCCCCCACAGCTCCATCAACGCCACGGACGAGCCTATGCTCTGGCTGTACATGGGCAATCGCCACGACCAGGCCAAGTAAAGGAACGATCCGATGAGAAAACAGCGAACGATCACTGCATCCATCCTGGCGGTCCTGCTGGCCGCCTTCGTGCTGGCCGCACTCCCCGCCTGCGCCAAGAAGCCAGCTTGGGCGGCCAAGAACGATAAACTGATCACCGAGAAAAATATCGTCGTCCGCACCCGCGGCGACATCCCTTCGCGCGGGGCGGTCCCGAACCTGGCCGACGGCGTCATGACGACCCTGGCCTCGCTCCCCGAGGTCCTTTTGGCGCCCGGCGTCAAAGCCAAGATGTACTGGGCCAAGGGCAATCTCGTTGCCTGGCTGACCCTCGATCCGGGCGCCTCGCTTCCCAAGGAGACCCTCCCAGCCGAGCGGATCATGGTCGTCATGAAAGGCGCGGTCAGCCAGTTCCTCGGAGGAGCGAACGTCGAAATGCGGGCCGAGACGCGCGAAGACCCCGACGGCACCCACGGCCGGACACCGCGTAACGACCTCCTGCTCCTGGAGAAAGGCACCGAGAACGCCGTGCAAGCCGGTGTCGCGGGGGCCGAGATCGTCGAAGTCTACTGGCCGGTGCGGGCCGATTATTTGGCCAAGGCTGGGGTCGCGGACGCTCCCCCGGCTCCGGACGTCCAATTCCCGATCGCGCCCACGGTGACGCCCGGGACGGTCTACGACCTGAACGACATTCAATTCACCGAGCTTCAGCCCGGGGCCAATTCCCGCCTGATCGGCGGGCACGGCGCGCAATTGAGCTTCCTGCGCATGGACCCGGGGATGAACTTCGCCGCCCACCTCCATCCCGAGGCGCAATTGATGTGCGTCCTGCGCGGAGCCATGGACGAGCTCATCCTGGACGCCACGGTGCCGATGAAGACGGGCGATCTGCTTTACCTGCCGGCAACGATGGTCCACGGCGGGGCGGTCGGCGAAGTCGGCTGCGACGTCCTCGACGTCTTCTTCCCGCCGCGGCCGGATTACACGGCCAAGAAGGAAGCGCGCGACGCGGCCTTCCACGCCGTCATCCCCGCCTCGGCCGAGGTCGAGCTCTTCGTGGACGGGAGCAAGAGCGGCCCTGGCTTGACCTTCAACGAAGGCCCCAAATGGCTTGCCGGCAAGCTCTATGTCTCGAGCATGTTCTTCGACCAGAAATGGAACGGGAGCCCGGCCAAGAGCAAGACGGTCGAGGTCGATCCGGACGGAACCTACCGCGTGATCTCGAAAGGCTTGCAGACCAACGGGCTGATGCCGCTCCCCAACGGCAACCTGGCCGTCTGCGACATGTTCGGCCACCGGGTTGTTGAGATGACCGTCAAGGGCAAGATCGTCAAGACGCTGGCCTCGACTTTCGAGGGCAAGCCGATCGACGGCCCCAATGACATCGTCACGGACGCCAAGGGCGGGATCTATTTCACCGACCCGCAGTTCACGCCCGAAGCCAAGAAGTTCCAGCCCGGACGGGCCGTTTATTACATCCGGCCCGACGGAAAGCTCGTCCGGATCATCCCGCCCAACGACTTCGCCATGCCCAACGGCATCCTGCTCAGCCCGGACGGCAAGACCCTCTACGTCAACAACACCTACGACAACGAGTCGTTCTGGAACGTGGACTCGGACAAGGACAATTGGATCTGGGCCTTTGACGTCAAGGACGACGGCGGTGTCGCGAATCCGCGCAAATTCGCCCTGCTCGTCCTGACGCCCGAAGTCGTCGCCCGCAAGGGCCGGTCGAGCGGCGCGGACGGCATGACCATCGACGCGAACGGCGGCCTCTATGTGGCCACCTACATGGGCGTCCAGGTGTTCAGCGCCAAGGGCGAATTCCTCGGGATCATCAACACACCCGTCTATCCGGTTAGTTGCTGCTTTGGCGGCGACGACATGCAGACGCTTTTCATCGTCGGCTACGACAAGATCTTTAAGGTCCAGACGGCCGTCAAGGGCCTGAAGTACGGGCCGAAATAAACCCGGACGGGAGGATGAACATGGCCGATCGTTTTGCACTCCAACGCCGGGATTTCCTGAAGCGAATGGGCGGCGCCATCGGCGCGGCGGCGCTGGGAGGGAAAGCCTTGCTGACCCCGCTTCGAGCGGACGCGGCCGAGCCGGGACGGCCTGACGACCCTTACGGGCAAATCCATTTTCCCATCAACCGACTGGGCCAGGCCGCCCCCCAGGCCCGGGTTTCGCTGGTCAAAGGGGAAGGCCGCTACCAGATCGTGACCCGCTCGCTCGAGCTGATCAAGGACGAGATCCTGGGCTCGATCGGGAATAAAAAAGTCCTGATCAAGCCCAACATCGTCCTGGCCGACTGCGCCGCCTGCGTCACCCACGTCGATGCGATCCGGGCCGTTCTGGATTTCATCAGCCCCGTCGTCAAAAGCCAGATCCTGATCGCGGAATCCAGCTTCCACAACACCATGGAGGGATTCCGCTACAACAACTACCAGCGGCTGGAGAAGGAATACAACGCCCGCCTCTTCGACCTCAACACGGACGGCTTCCAGAACCGCTATGTCCTGGGGCTGGACAACAAGCCCTCGCGCATCCGGATCGTCAACTCGCTCCTGGATCCCGACCTCTACGTCATTTCGGTGGCCCGGATGAAGACCCACAACTACGTCTTTGTCACCCTGTCGATCAAGAACGTCATCATGGCCTCACCCCTCAACGACTACAAGGTCAACGACAAGGGCCTGATGCACCAGGCGGCCCCGGCCCGGAACGACCTGCTGCACTACAACATGTTCCACATCGGGCAGGAGGTCTTCCCCGATCTGGCCATCATCGACGGCTACGTCGGCATCGAGGGCAACGGCCCGGCCTGGGGCGCGCCCATCGCCTCGCGGGTGGCCCTGGCCAGCCTGGACGCCGTGGCGGCCGACGTCACCGGAACCCGGGTCATGGGCTTCGATCCCCGCATCGTCAACTACTTGAACGTCATGGCCGAAGCCGGGATGGGCCAGGGCAACCCCGACAAGATCGAGCTTCTGGGGACGCCGCTCGAAAAGTGCATCATGAAATACAAGCCCAACGAGAAGATGGCGGAGCTCTACAAGCTATGAGCGCCGAGGCCAAGCCCGCCGGCCGTTGGAGGCGGTTCTATGCCAAGTACAATTTCACCCTCTGGGTGCTGATATTCGTGGCCGCGTCCATGCTCCGGCCGGCGATCTTCCGGTCCTGGTTCGGGACGGACCTCAAAATCCTCATCGTCCCGCTCATCCAGATCATCACCTTCGGCGTCGGCACGACGCTCAGCGGCAAGGATTTCAAGAACGTTTTGGCCATGCCGGGACCGGTTCTGCTCGGGATTTTCCTGCAGTTCACGATCATGCCCCTGGTCGGCTACACGATCGCTATGACCTTCGGCTTTCCGCCGGAGGTGGCGGCCGGCATCATCCTGATCGGGTCGGTCTCCAGCGGCGTCGCCTCCAACGTCATGACCTACCTGGCCGGGGGCAACGTGCCCCTGTCGGTAACCATCACCTCGGGGACGACCCTGCTCTCGCCGTTCGTGACACCCTTCTGGATGAAGACGCTGGCCGGGCGGCTCATCCCCGTCGACGTCACGGCCATGATGATGTCCATCTTCAATATGATCATCATCCCCATCGTGGCCGGCCTCGCCGCCCACGGAATCCTCTACGGCCGGAAGAGATGGACCCGGGAGGTGGGGACGCTGGCGCTGGCCAGCGCCGCTTTTCTGGCTGCGGGCTCGGCCGTCCTCCGAGCGCCGGGCGATTGGTGGGGCGCACTGTCGCCGCTCCGCTCCGGCCTCATCCTCGGCTTCGCCCTTCTGGCCCTGTCCACCTTGGCCAAGCTCGTCATCACGGTCTGGCTGCGCGGGCCCGAGCGGTGGATGGACAAGGCCTTGCCGGTCATCTCCATGGCCGCCATCTGCCTCATCATCGCCGTCATCACCGCCCAGTCGCGCGATCAGCTCCTCTCGGTCGGCCCGCTTCTCATCCTGGCCGCGATCGTCCACAACGGGGCGGGATACAGCCTCGGCTACTGGGGCGCGCGCCTGGCCCGCCTGGATGAGAGCGCCTGCCGGGCCGTGGCCATGGAGGTTGGGATGCAGAACGGAGGCATGGCCTCGGGCCTGGCCATCGACGTGCTCAAGAGCACCAGCGCCGCCCTCGCCCCGGCCATCTTCGGCCCGTGGATGAATGTGTCCGGATCGCTGCTGGCCGGCTGGTGGCGGCGGCGGCCGGTCAAGCCGCGGGCCGCGGCGAAAGCCTAAAGGAGGCTCGACCATGAACAACGACAAATCCATTTCGCGGCGCGCGGCTCTTCGAAACACGGCCCTGATGGGAGCGGGCGCGGCCCTCGGCGCGGCCGCGCTTCCCGCCCGGCTGGAGGCCGGACCGGCCAAGGCCGACGTCCTGGCCGTGATCGGCGACCGCTGGCACAGCTTCGACTTCCTCCGGACCGCTTTCACCCGAACGCTGGTCAAGGAAGGCGGCGCGACTGTAGAGTTCGCGCCCGCGCCCTCCGATTTCGACGCGGCAAGGCTCGCCGGGCACAAGATCCTGCTCATGCTCTGCGACGGCCTGGCTTTCCCCGGCGGGTATACGACCACGTATCCATTCATGGAGCCGGACAAGGTCAAGATCGTCAGCGATCCGCCCGTCGAGGGGCTGGACGAGACGGCCGTCAATTGGCTCGCACCCGCGCAGGGCAAAGTCATCCGCGAATTCGTCGAGGGAGGCGGGTCGGCCTGGTTTTTCCACAACGCCAACTACATCTCCGGCGGCAACATTGATTTCCGCCATGTCGAGGGCGCGCTGTTCACCGGGCACACGGGCTTTCGCCCCTACAAGATGAAGATCGTCGCCGATCATCCCATCACCCGCGGGGTTAAGGATTTCGTGGTCACCGAAGAACAGCACTATCTCATCTATGACAAGGACCCCAAGACGGTCCTAGTCCGCAGCGTCAACGAGGAAGGGCTGACCTACAAGACGGAAAAGTATGGCGACCAGGGCGCGACGTGCGAGGCCTGCTGGGCTTACGACCTGGGCAAAGGGCGGGTCTGCTACATGGCCCCCGGGCACACCATCCCCGGCCTGTGGAACCCCGAATACATCAAGCTGCAGAAGAACGCCCTGCGCTGGCTGCTGCGCAAGTCGTGAAGCGGCCGGGGCGGACTCGCCTCCGGCAAAAGTGTGTTATTTTCTAATTAATCCCACTCCGGAATAGATATGAGAATGCAATTACTCAGACGAATCAAGACGCTTTCATTCCTTTTAGGCATGTCATTGCTGCTGGTGCAGTGTGCCGCCAAAATGCCATCAGGGGGGAAATTAGAGGAAGGGTTTAAAAACCCTTCAACGGAATACAGGCCATTGGCCTTTTGGGCTTGGTTAAACGGTTACGTCGACACCGCAAAAATGGTTTATGAACTCGAAGAAATGAAAAAACAGGGCATGCGCGGAGCATTAATTTGGGATGTCGGCGCGCTCGCCGATCCCGGGAAAATGATTCCCGCAGGTCCCGCTTTCCTAGGCGACCAATCGCTGGAAACCATTTCCCTGGCCTTGAAAACAGCAGGTCGGCTTGGGCTGGATCTGGGGATGGTAGCCTCCAGCAGCTGGAATGCAGGGGGTGATTGGATAGATGAGGCTGATGCAAGCAAGCAGCTGCTTAGTACAACCCAGCTAGTTGAAGGGCCATTAAAGAAGAAAATCAGGGTTGCGAGACCAGAAAACGGTGCCAAGGGAGCCAAAGCCTGCTTATTGATCACCTCGGTCGCCACGCCGCATTCCCAGGCCAAGGAGATCGATTATTCCGGGAATAAGCCGGTTTGCTTGGATGAGTTCACGACGGCAGATCAGTCTATCGACTGGGATGTGCCCAAGGGGAAATGGGATGTCATCTCATTTTTCATGTGCAATACCGGTCAGAAGCTGGAATGCCCCAGTCCAAATTCCAACGGACCGATGATCGATCATCTGAGCCGAAGGGCGACGAAGATCCATTTCGATACGATCCTGACCCGGCTGGCCCGGGTCAGCACGCCGCCAAATCAATTGAAATTCCTGGAGGTCGACAGCTATGAGGTTTGGCCCGCGAAAGACTGGACCCCCGGCTTCATTCAGGAATTTAAAGTCCGGTACGGATACGATCCCCGGTCATTCCTGCCTCTCCTGCAGGGATACCGCAGTAAGGACGGGATTGTTGGGGAGCGGTTCCAGGGAGATTACAGCCGCCTTGTAAGCGATATGATCATCGAAAACCATTTCGCCCAGTCCGTCGAGATCGCCCATAAGAATGGGATCAAGATGTTCGCCGAGGCCGGCCATGGAGGCTATCCGCGGGTGGATCCGCTGAAAGGGCTTGGAAATTCCGATGTCCCCATGGGGGAGTTTTGGAACCGGGCGCAATTCTGGGTGACCCGGGAGGCCGCCAGCGCGGCCCATATCTACGGAAAGCAGGTGGTCGCCGCGGAATCATTGACGGGCTGGAACCATTGGCAACATGGCCCGGCCGACTATAAGCAATTGATCGACATCGCCTTCTGCCAGGGCCTCAACCAAATTGTTTTCCACACCTTCGCCCACAATCCCGAAATCGCCGGCAAGCCGGGATTTGCCTATCATGCCGGGGAGCACCTCAACGTCAACACCACCTGGTGGGATATGGCGCGGCCGTTCATGGATTATCTCAGCCGCTGCTCCTATCTCTTGCGACAGGGAAATTTCGTCGCCGACGCCTGCCTCTATTACGGGGACCAGGCGCCCAACCTGGTGCCGCCCAAACGGATCGACCCGAACATTACCCCGAAATACGACGACAGCCAGTGTCTGCATTGCGGGCAGCCCAAACCGGTCAATGTCGGAGCGTTGCCCGGGTATGATTATGACTACATCAATGCCGACGTCATCACCACCGCCTTGCGGGTGGAAGACGGAAAGCTGGTGCTGCCCTCCGGCATTTCTTACCGGGTGATGTTGCTTCCGGACCGGGCCGATATTTCCTATGAAGTTTTAAAGAGCCTTGAGAAGCTGGTGTCCGACGGGGCCACCGTGATCGGTCCCAAGCCGGAAAGGACCACCTCTTTGGCGAATTATCCCGAATGCGACGACGAAGTGAAAGCCATCGCCGCGAAGCTCTGGGGCCAGGCCGACGGCAAAAAGAATTTTTCAAACGCCTACGGTAAAGGGAAGGTTTACTGGGGCAAATCGGTGAAAGAAGCATTGGAAGAGATGAATGTGAGGCCGGATCTTGAAGTCCAAGGCCTTGACAACAGCCGGTACACCATCGATTTCATTCATC encodes:
- a CDS encoding cupin domain-containing protein, which gives rise to MPKRLFILLAASAVVAISLAHAQQKTDVTPAPSYREDADWNRRHPGLDTDVSLYLNQWRDSPPHEGHGGLVEREILRRGDPFKPAQKGAVLRFLKTYNQAELAGGAETRDYSDPREQVFLYVMNGRGTLTIKDKAVALEDGSAVVIPPGITYRLKNPGLAPLELLLAAEETPADFVPNRTISVGRCGDSLPLLGAHWAHIARPFIYDIEPKFRNPMGFVPVSIDEFDIAQPHSHPAAAEEIWLQVKGRSLLLLGNRLFNQEPGEAFLVPPNNLVPHSSINAGGEPMLWLFFGCRK
- a CDS encoding DUF362 domain-containing protein, producing the protein MKREPAPCDRRTFLKTAGWGMVGAGLAGSPLWSGAGRPRIEAAANPAARPAVGAASRVALVKGRDRREIIFQSLKLIEDDVWAAVDRKKRVLIKPNMAVDKNPLAITHVDAVRAVLEFLKPRCTKPITVAESGVLNTAAGFKANGYEALVKEFGVSLVDLNASPSWKPYYVFTKDQAPQPIRVYADFVDPNVCLISLARMKTHDTVLVTLSLKNVLMAAPVNDYKKSDKGFLHGAEKSLNDIMHFNLFHMAHRVWPDLAVIDGFESMEGHGPAWGTPLDTRLALASRDPLAADIVGTKIMGFDSSRILYLRTMAEAGLGAGDVEKIPILGTPLESCLFKFKAGPKMTEIYHLT
- a CDS encoding cupin domain-containing protein, whose protein sequence is MKQIVPVLSGAVLLAMALAFGQVQSKLTVEPDPSFAEDALSNHRHPGLDTDVYLYINHWRNSVPYEGHGGFIERDILTPGDPLAPPRRGAVLKYIKAYKRAALEPRTNSRPFKSADEQVFLYVNGGSGKVESAGQSKEISDGTAVFIPAGVEFRVLNPSDCFLEAIMVVEGTTPGFVPNKTISVGDYHNSVPSIGMHWAHIGRGFGWDTPPKFANPVGFAIVSIDKFDIAQPHVHGPGCEEIWCQLKGTSLLLLGNRLFHQEPGEAFLIPPNRKVPHSSINATDEPMLWLYMGNRHDQAK
- a CDS encoding SMP-30/gluconolactonase/LRE family protein; this translates as MRKQRTITASILAVLLAAFVLAALPACAKKPAWAAKNDKLITEKNIVVRTRGDIPSRGAVPNLADGVMTTLASLPEVLLAPGVKAKMYWAKGNLVAWLTLDPGASLPKETLPAERIMVVMKGAVSQFLGGANVEMRAETREDPDGTHGRTPRNDLLLLEKGTENAVQAGVAGAEIVEVYWPVRADYLAKAGVADAPPAPDVQFPIAPTVTPGTVYDLNDIQFTELQPGANSRLIGGHGAQLSFLRMDPGMNFAAHLHPEAQLMCVLRGAMDELILDATVPMKTGDLLYLPATMVHGGAVGEVGCDVLDVFFPPRPDYTAKKEARDAAFHAVIPASAEVELFVDGSKSGPGLTFNEGPKWLAGKLYVSSMFFDQKWNGSPAKSKTVEVDPDGTYRVISKGLQTNGLMPLPNGNLAVCDMFGHRVVEMTVKGKIVKTLASTFEGKPIDGPNDIVTDAKGGIYFTDPQFTPEAKKFQPGRAVYYIRPDGKLVRIIPPNDFAMPNGILLSPDGKTLYVNNTYDNESFWNVDSDKDNWIWAFDVKDDGGVANPRKFALLVLTPEVVARKGRSSGADGMTIDANGGLYVATYMGVQVFSAKGEFLGIINTPVYPVSCCFGGDDMQTLFIVGYDKIFKVQTAVKGLKYGPK
- a CDS encoding DUF362 domain-containing protein yields the protein MADRFALQRRDFLKRMGGAIGAAALGGKALLTPLRADAAEPGRPDDPYGQIHFPINRLGQAAPQARVSLVKGEGRYQIVTRSLELIKDEILGSIGNKKVLIKPNIVLADCAACVTHVDAIRAVLDFISPVVKSQILIAESSFHNTMEGFRYNNYQRLEKEYNARLFDLNTDGFQNRYVLGLDNKPSRIRIVNSLLDPDLYVISVARMKTHNYVFVTLSIKNVIMASPLNDYKVNDKGLMHQAAPARNDLLHYNMFHIGQEVFPDLAIIDGYVGIEGNGPAWGAPIASRVALASLDAVAADVTGTRVMGFDPRIVNYLNVMAEAGMGQGNPDKIELLGTPLEKCIMKYKPNEKMAELYKL
- a CDS encoding bile acid:sodium symporter family protein produces the protein MSAEAKPAGRWRRFYAKYNFTLWVLIFVAASMLRPAIFRSWFGTDLKILIVPLIQIITFGVGTTLSGKDFKNVLAMPGPVLLGIFLQFTIMPLVGYTIAMTFGFPPEVAAGIILIGSVSSGVASNVMTYLAGGNVPLSVTITSGTTLLSPFVTPFWMKTLAGRLIPVDVTAMMMSIFNMIIIPIVAGLAAHGILYGRKRWTREVGTLALASAAFLAAGSAVLRAPGDWWGALSPLRSGLILGFALLALSTLAKLVITVWLRGPERWMDKALPVISMAAICLIIAVITAQSRDQLLSVGPLLILAAIVHNGAGYSLGYWGARLARLDESACRAVAMEVGMQNGGMASGLAIDVLKSTSAALAPAIFGPWMNVSGSLLAGWWRRRPVKPRAAAKA
- a CDS encoding ThuA domain-containing protein, whose amino-acid sequence is MNNDKSISRRAALRNTALMGAGAALGAAALPARLEAGPAKADVLAVIGDRWHSFDFLRTAFTRTLVKEGGATVEFAPAPSDFDAARLAGHKILLMLCDGLAFPGGYTTTYPFMEPDKVKIVSDPPVEGLDETAVNWLAPAQGKVIREFVEGGGSAWFFHNANYISGGNIDFRHVEGALFTGHTGFRPYKMKIVADHPITRGVKDFVVTEEQHYLIYDKDPKTVLVRSVNEEGLTYKTEKYGDQGATCEACWAYDLGKGRVCYMAPGHTIPGLWNPEYIKLQKNALRWLLRKS
- a CDS encoding glycosyl hydrolase, with amino-acid sequence MRMQLLRRIKTLSFLLGMSLLLVQCAAKMPSGGKLEEGFKNPSTEYRPLAFWAWLNGYVDTAKMVYELEEMKKQGMRGALIWDVGALADPGKMIPAGPAFLGDQSLETISLALKTAGRLGLDLGMVASSSWNAGGDWIDEADASKQLLSTTQLVEGPLKKKIRVARPENGAKGAKACLLITSVATPHSQAKEIDYSGNKPVCLDEFTTADQSIDWDVPKGKWDVISFFMCNTGQKLECPSPNSNGPMIDHLSRRATKIHFDTILTRLARVSTPPNQLKFLEVDSYEVWPAKDWTPGFIQEFKVRYGYDPRSFLPLLQGYRSKDGIVGERFQGDYSRLVSDMIIENHFAQSVEIAHKNGIKMFAEAGHGGYPRVDPLKGLGNSDVPMGEFWNRAQFWVTREAASAAHIYGKQVVAAESLTGWNHWQHGPADYKQLIDIAFCQGLNQIVFHTFAHNPEIAGKPGFAYHAGEHLNVNTTWWDMARPFMDYLSRCSYLLRQGNFVADACLYYGDQAPNLVPPKRIDPNITPKYDDSQCLHCGQPKPVNVGALPGYDYDYINADVITTALRVEDGKLVLPSGISYRVMLLPDRADISYEVLKSLEKLVSDGATVIGPKPERTTSLANYPECDDEVKAIAAKLWGQADGKKNFSNAYGKGKVYWGKSVKEALEEMNVRPDLEVQGLDNSRYTIDFIHRRTETEDIYFVSNSSPNAQRITCTFRVGSSRVPELWDSETGLIQRKVSYEKSGVGIRMELMMDPLASRFVVFRDRSSGKNDPGIGADLQFGFSGSAHEVAKIDITNNWKVRFNPGMGGPATYQMDRLTSWPDIDSAGVKYYSGAATYSREFWVTEETLAETPVVYVAFGDIQETARVIINGYDAGIIWTPPYRANMTGHLKPGSNEIKVEVINTWNNRIVGDLRNPDKPAYARTNVKNKFNEKSALLLSGLIGKAEIIFLAPRPK